GGCGCATCCACCGGCGCAGGTGGCCCAGCGCATGGTCGAGTTCGGCCAGCACGATCATCGCTTCCGACAGCAGGTTCTCGTGCTGGCTGCGATGGCCGAAATCGGCGCGGATGGCCGCGTGCATGTCGGCGATGCGGGCGCGGAACGCGTCGCGCAGGCGCAACAGGTCGGCGCGGCGCTGGGCGTAGTCCGGCTTCTTCTTCTGCCAGGCCTGGCCCAGGCGCTCGCGGGTAGCGGCCAGTTCGTCGAGGGGCGTGTCGGCGGTGATGTCCATACGGGTGAGTGTAGACCGCGCCGGGGCGGGCCGAGCAGGGCATTGGCGGACATCGACACCGCCGTTCAACCCCCCCCTCCGCTAGAATCGGTCCATGACCATGCGCCCCTACCTCGACACCTTCCCGACGCACGGCGAGCGGGTCTACATCGACCCCTCCGCGGTCGTCATCGGCGACGTCACCATGGGCGACGACGTCTCCATCTGGCCGATGTGCGTGATCCGCGGCGACGTCAACAGCATCCACATCGGTGCCCGCACCAACGTCCAGGACGGCACCATCGTCCATGTCACCCACGAGGGGCCGTTCACCCGTCCCGGCGGAGTACCGACCGTGATCGGCAACGACGTGACCATTGGCCACGGCGCCATCCTGCACGCCTGCACCCTCGACGACTTCTGCCTGATCGGCATGGGCGCGCGGGTGCTCGACGGCGCCCGCGTGCACCGCTATGGTTTCGTTGGCGCCGGTGCGGTGATCGCCCCGGGCAAGCAGGTCGGCGAGGGCGAGCTGTGGCTGGGTAATCCGGCCCGGCTGGTGCGCCGCCTCGGCGAGCGCGAGATCGAGCAACTGCACTACAGCGCCCAGCACTATGTACGATTGAAGGACCGCTACCTGGACATGAACGGGTAGCACGACGGCAGTCCGCGGCAGGGGGTCGCGGGCACCGTAGACGCAAGGAAATTCCCGCAAGGGAATGGGGGATACATGGAAAGTTTCGAGTACCGCAATCCGTATGCGGCGCCGACCGCGCAGGTCCAGCCCACGGCGGCGGAGCGTTTCGACGACGAACCCACTACCGCCGGACGGCTGCCGCGCCTGCTGGCGGCACTGGTCGATGGCGGCGTGTCGATGGTGATCGCCATTCCGGCCATCATCGGTGCACTTCGCTACACGCCGCAGCGCGGCATCGGTGAGCTGGGTGGCTCGCTGATCCTGCTCAGCGTGGTCGGCTACGTGGCCCTGATCATCTACACGCTGATCCTGCTCAGTCGCGAGGGCCAGACCATCGGCAAGCGCGTGATCGGCATCCGCATCGTGCGTACCGACGGCGACCGCGCCGGCCTGGGGCGCCTGTTCTGGCTGCGCTACTTCGTGCCGGGATTGATTGGCGCGGTTCCGTACGTCGGCTGGATCTTCAGCCTCGCCAACATCCTGTGGATCTTCGGCGAGCAGCGCCGCTGCCTGCATGACCACATTGCCGACACGATGGTCGTCAACGTCTGATGCTCGACACCTACCGGGAAGTGGTGACACCCGAGGGTGTCGCCCTTCACCTGCCCGCGGCCGGCCCGGTGCCGCGGTCCCTGGCCTGGTTGCTGGATCTGGCGATCCGGCTGGGCATCGTGCTGTTCTCGGCGATGGTGCTGGGCTTGCTTGGGCGCAGCGGCGCGGGCTTCAACGCGGTCGTGCTGTTCCTGGTGTACTGGTTCTATCCGGTGCTGTTCGAGGCGATGTGGGACGGCCGCACGCCCGGCAAGCGCGCGCTCGGGCTGCGCGTGGTCGCCGCCAACGGCGCGCCGGTGGGTTGGCTGGCCGCGTTCACGCGCAATCTGCTGCGCGTGGTCGACATGCTGCCGTTCGGCTATGCCGCCGGCCTGGTCAGCAGCCTGTTCGATCCCTGGGGCCGGCGCGTGGGCGACATGGTTGCCGGCACGCTGGTCGTTCATGACGTCCGTGCGCAGGCGCCGACGCCGACCCCGGTCGACCATGTGATGGCACCGCCCGTGCTCCTGCAGCCCTATGAGCAGGCCGCGCTGGTGTCCTTCGCCGAACGCGGGCCGCGGCTGACCCAGGCCCGGCAGGAAGAACTGGCCGAATTCGCAACGCCCCTGACCGGCGCGCGCGGCACCCTCGCGGTGACGCGCCTGTACGGCATGGCCAACTGGCTGCTGGGGCGGCGCTGAAATGCGGCAGGAACACTTCATCAAGCGTCACCAGCCCGAATGGAATGCCTTCGAGCAATGGCTCGATGCGCGCGGCGAGCATGCCAAGCGCGCGCGCATGTCGCGACGGCAGTGGCACGGTCTTTCCGATCACGACGTTCCGGCGCGCTATCGGCGCCTGTGCCAGCAACTGGCGCTGGCGCGCCGTCGCGGATACAGCCCGCTGGTGACCGATCGCCTGCAGCTGCTCATGCAGCGTGGCCATGGCCTGCTCTATCGCACGCCGCCGCCGCGCTGGCGGCGGATGGTGGAGTTCCTGCTGGCCGGCTTCCCGCGCCTGGTGCGCGCCGAGCGCGGCTGCATGGCCGCGTCCGCGCTGTTGTTCTGGCTGCCGCTGGTGGTGGTGTTCGTCGCCATCCAGCTGACGCCGGAGCTGTCGGCGTCGTTGTTCGATCCGGCCCAGCTGATGCAGTTCGAGTCCATGTACGACCCGGACGATCCGTTGCGCAAGCTCGGGCGCGACAACGGCACCGACGTGGCGATGTTCGGCCATTACGTGTGGAACAACGTCAGCATCGGCTTCCGCACGTTTGCCAGCGGCCTGCTCGCCGGAATCGGCGCGGTCGTGGTGCTGATCGTCAACGGCATTGTGATCGGCGGCGTCGCCGGCCACCTGCAGGCGGTTGGCCACGGCGACCCGTTCTGGCGCTTCGTCGCTGCCCACTCGGCGCCCGAACTCACCGCGATTGTCATCGCCGGCGGCGCGGGCCTGCGCCTGGGATTGAACCTGGTCGCGCCGGGGCAGCGCCGGCGTATCGATGCCCTCGTCGACGGTGGGCGGCGCGGTGCGCTGCTGTGCCTGGGCGTGCTGGCGATGCTGGTGTTCGCGGCGTTCGTCGAAGCGTTCTGGTCGTCGATCGCGTGGATGCCGGCGTGGATCAAGTACAGCGTCGGCGGCGTGCTGTGGACGCTTACGTTCCTCTGGTTGTGGCGAGGTGGACGCAATCTCGACCTCGCTGAGGCCGGCGCCACGCCATGAAGATCGAATCCCTGACCGTGGCATTGCGACCGCGCACCGCGTGGGAAGCGATCGAGCTGGGCACCGCGCTCACCCGCCGCCATGCTGCGGCAATCTGGAAACCCTGGCTGGCGCTGACCATACCAATCCTGCTGGCGGTCAATGCCCTGGCATGGGTGACGGAGTCGTTGTGGCTGGCCGGGCTGGTGATGTGGTGGTTGAAGCCGGTGTTCGATCGCATCCCGCTGTACGTGCTGTCGCGTGCCGTGTTCGGCGACGTGCCGACCACGCGCCAGACCCTGCAGGCGCAGCGCAGCTGGGGCCTGCGCTGGGCATTGCCGTACCTGACCTGGCGCCGGCTGGGCCCGGTCCGTTCGCTGTACATGCCGGTCGACCTGCTGGAAGGTGGCCGCGGCAGCGAGGCGGCGGAGCGCCGGCGAACCCTGGGCGCGCCCGCGTACGGTGTCGGCGCCGCACTGACGATCGCCTGCGTCCACTTCGAAATCGCGCTGTTGCTGGGGTTCTACGCCACCACGATGCTGTTCGTGCCTGACGAGTACCTGTCGCAGTTCGGCAGCACCGTGTGGAAGGTGGTGCAGAACATGCCCGCCTGGCTGCAGCTGGCCAGCAACCTGCTGGCCTGGGTTGCGACCAGCCTGATCGAACCGTTCTTCGTAGGCGCGGGACTGGGCCTGTACCTCAACCGCCGCACCGAGATCGAAGCCTGGGACATCGAGCTGGCCCTGCGTCGGCTCGGCGCGCGCCTGGCCAGTGCCAGTGCGCCGGTGCTGTTGCTGCTGGCGTTCGCGTTCGCGGCGATGCCCGCGGTGTCGCATGCGCAGGACGGGCCACCGCAGGCGCAGGCGCAGTCCGACGGCGGCAGCCAGGACGAGAGCACGGACGACAGCGCGGACGACAGCACGGACGACAGCACGGACGACAGCGAAGTCGAAGAGGCCGTGCAGAAGGCCCGCAATCGCAAGATCACGCGCGTCACCCCCGAACAGATCTTCGGCCGATCACTCGTCGACGACGCCAGCCTGCGCAAGGCAGTCACCAAGGCGTACGCCGATCCCACCGTGAGCCCCAAGCGCACGGTAGCCACCTGGAAGCCGCGCGATCCGAAGAAGCCGGACGAGAAGCGCGAACCGCTGCAATGGCAGTGGCTGGGTTCGATCGTGGCGCTGATCAGCGAGTTCGGGCTGTGGGTCGTGGTGGGTGTGCTGGTGATCATCCTGCTGCTGACCGCGCCGCGTTGGCTGGTCTGGTTCCGCGATGGCGTGGCGCGCGAGGAGCGCGAGGTCGGCGGACTGCGCCTGGCCGACCTGGCCGAGCCCGAGCTGCCGTTGCCTGACGACGTCCCCTCGGTGGTCCGGCGGCTCTGGCGCGAAGGCCGCGAACGCGAGGCGCTGGCGTTGCTCTACCGCGCCAGCGTCGAAGCGATGGTGGCGCGTACCGAAGCCGTGCTGGTGCCGGGCGCGACCGAGGCCGAATGCCTGCGCGCGTCGCGCAAGCTCGCGCACGCCGAGGATCGCGATGCATTCGCCCGCGCCGTGCGCACCTGGCAGTTCGCCGCGTATGCGCAGCGCATGCCCAGCATCGACGACCTCGACACGTTGATCGACGAACTGTCGCGCCGCTTCGCCTGGACGCCGGTCGCGGCGACGCCGG
Above is a genomic segment from Lysobacter sp. S4-A87 containing:
- a CDS encoding stage II sporulation protein M produces the protein MRQEHFIKRHQPEWNAFEQWLDARGEHAKRARMSRRQWHGLSDHDVPARYRRLCQQLALARRRGYSPLVTDRLQLLMQRGHGLLYRTPPPRWRRMVEFLLAGFPRLVRAERGCMAASALLFWLPLVVVFVAIQLTPELSASLFDPAQLMQFESMYDPDDPLRKLGRDNGTDVAMFGHYVWNNVSIGFRTFASGLLAGIGAVVVLIVNGIVIGGVAGHLQAVGHGDPFWRFVAAHSAPELTAIVIAGGAGLRLGLNLVAPGQRRRIDALVDGGRRGALLCLGVLAMLVFAAFVEAFWSSIAWMPAWIKYSVGGVLWTLTFLWLWRGGRNLDLAEAGATP
- a CDS encoding RDD family protein — its product is MESFEYRNPYAAPTAQVQPTAAERFDDEPTTAGRLPRLLAALVDGGVSMVIAIPAIIGALRYTPQRGIGELGGSLILLSVVGYVALIIYTLILLSREGQTIGKRVIGIRIVRTDGDRAGLGRLFWLRYFVPGLIGAVPYVGWIFSLANILWIFGEQRRCLHDHIADTMVVNV
- a CDS encoding gamma carbonic anhydrase family protein, translating into MTMRPYLDTFPTHGERVYIDPSAVVIGDVTMGDDVSIWPMCVIRGDVNSIHIGARTNVQDGTIVHVTHEGPFTRPGGVPTVIGNDVTIGHGAILHACTLDDFCLIGMGARVLDGARVHRYGFVGAGAVIAPGKQVGEGELWLGNPARLVRRLGEREIEQLHYSAQHYVRLKDRYLDMNG
- a CDS encoding DUF4129 domain-containing protein; the protein is MKIESLTVALRPRTAWEAIELGTALTRRHAAAIWKPWLALTIPILLAVNALAWVTESLWLAGLVMWWLKPVFDRIPLYVLSRAVFGDVPTTRQTLQAQRSWGLRWALPYLTWRRLGPVRSLYMPVDLLEGGRGSEAAERRRTLGAPAYGVGAALTIACVHFEIALLLGFYATTMLFVPDEYLSQFGSTVWKVVQNMPAWLQLASNLLAWVATSLIEPFFVGAGLGLYLNRRTEIEAWDIELALRRLGARLASASAPVLLLLAFAFAAMPAVSHAQDGPPQAQAQSDGGSQDESTDDSADDSTDDSTDDSEVEEAVQKARNRKITRVTPEQIFGRSLVDDASLRKAVTKAYADPTVSPKRTVATWKPRDPKKPDEKREPLQWQWLGSIVALISEFGLWVVVGVLVIILLLTAPRWLVWFRDGVAREEREVGGLRLADLAEPELPLPDDVPSVVRRLWREGREREALALLYRASVEAMVARTEAVLVPGATEAECLRASRKLAHAEDRDAFARAVRTWQFAAYAQRMPSIDDLDTLIDELSRRFAWTPVAATPGVAA
- a CDS encoding RDD family protein → MLDTYREVVTPEGVALHLPAAGPVPRSLAWLLDLAIRLGIVLFSAMVLGLLGRSGAGFNAVVLFLVYWFYPVLFEAMWDGRTPGKRALGLRVVAANGAPVGWLAAFTRNLLRVVDMLPFGYAAGLVSSLFDPWGRRVGDMVAGTLVVHDVRAQAPTPTPVDHVMAPPVLLQPYEQAALVSFAERGPRLTQARQEELAEFATPLTGARGTLAVTRLYGMANWLLGRR